A part of Bacillus rossius redtenbacheri isolate Brsri chromosome 1, Brsri_v3, whole genome shotgun sequence genomic DNA contains:
- the LOC134532680 gene encoding uncharacterized protein LOC134532680 — protein MSAPVEEHSGAQLRGNLRAVVEDVARRERFTDVEVEVSRASAKGDNYIGELLRVKVKGRRDGEEGQSMSVVLKLIPENEARRAVARVDAFFDNELFVYSEVMPAFQSLQEDRRVPEAERFGAVPKLLACDRSEGGVSLVLEDMSPRGYRMADRLKGLDTAHCSLVMKELGRFHAFSFALRDQRPAEFQRLRSGVTETLFRPQSALGAESEGRLKSMVDHVTSTMLKRFPHESEYMERFRRFCSDFNKRAEAVVSGEAAEPCAVICHGDCWTNNILFKYREDDESPEAACLLDLQVSRYSSPVTDIAYFLYCCTERSVRREAYKSLLSDYYNSFSQFLRLLGSDPEQMFPYSAFKEQESRFSHFGLLMALFVLPIFTAASEDTPDMDNIGENTARDHLAKSASNQLYLRRMGDVIEDMVDRSFI, from the exons ATGTCTGCGCCGGTGGAAGAGCACAGCGGCGCGCAGCTGCGAGGGAACCTGAGGGCCGTAGTGGAGGACGTGGCGAGGAGGGAGCGCTTCACGGATGTAGAGGTGGAAGTGAGTCGCGCTTCGGCCAAGGGCGACAACTACATCGGCGAGCTGCTGCGGGTCAAGGTGAAGGGCAGGAGGGACGGCGAGGAAGGGCAGAGCATGTCCGTGGTGCTGAAGCTGATCCCCGAGAACGAGGCGCGGCGCGCCGTAGCCAGGGTCGACGCCTTCTTCGACAACGAGCTGTTCGTGTACAGCGAGGTGATGCCGGCCTTCCAGTCGCTCCAGGAGGACAGAAGGGTCCCCGAGGCGGAGCGGTTCGGAGCAGTCCCCAAGCTGCTGGCCTGCGACAGGTCCGAGGGAGGCGTGTCCTTGGTCCTGGAGGACATGTCTCCTAGAGGATACCGCATGGCGGACCGCCTTAAAGGACTCGACACTGCGCACTGCTCCTTGGTCATGAAGGAGCTGGGCAG GTTCCACGCCTTCTCTTTCGCCCTGAGGGACCAGCGACCGGCAGAGTTCCAGCGGCTGAGATCTGGAGTCACCGAGACCCTGTTCCGACCGCAGTCGGCCTTGGGTGCGGAAAGCGAGGGCCGACTAAAGAGTATGGTCGACCACGTCACGTCCACCATGCTGAAGAGGTTCCCGCACGAGTCGGAGTACATGGAGCGCTTCAGGCGGTTCTGCTCGGACTTCAACAAGCGCGCGGAAGCCGTCGTCAGCGGGGAGGCGGCCGAGCCGTGCGCCGTCATCTGCCATGGAGACTGCTGGACCAACAACATCCTCTTCAAGTACCGCGAG GATGATGAAAGTCCAGAAGCTGCGTGCCTGCTGGACTTGCAAGTATCGCGGTACAGCTCTCCGGTCACGGACATAGCATACTTTCTGTACTGCTGTACAGAGAGGAGTGTGAGAAGAGAAGCGTACAAGTCTCTGCTGTCAGACTACTACAACAGCTTCTCACAGTTCTTGCGGTTGCTTGGCTCCGATCCGGAACAAATGTTTCCATATTCAGCTTTCAag GAGCAGGAGAGCCGGTTCTCTCACTTCGGCCTGCTGATGGCGCTGTTCGTGCTGCCCATCTTCACCGCGGCCTCCGAGGACACCCCTGACATGGACAACATCGGCGAGAACACGGCGCGCGACCACCTCGCCAAGAGCGCGTCCAACCAACTCTACCTGCGCAGGATGGGTGACGTCATCGAGGACATGGTGGACAGGAGCTTCATCTAG